The genomic interval CTGAAGCCACCGTATCATTCTTGATACAGGGTACTGCCTTAGAGTAGTAAAATAACTCAAGTCCATAGCACTATATGAAGTTTCCGACAAGAAAACAAACGCAATGTAGTCTGATCCGAAAAGAGAGCAGTGACCAAGAAAATGAGTTCAGTGAACCGCCCTTTAGGTTATTACGAATTAGACCCGAAATTTCCCTGGACTATAGTTTCTGGAAAATGTGCGACCAAATTAGTGTTGTATCGGAAGTTGcggttttctttcatttcagccGTGAGAagctttaattacttttttgtgGCGATTATCGGATATCCTGGAGTGTTTAGCGAACACCTCATGCTACCGAGAGTTACCAAACCTATGCTGAATTACTTATGCACATTGAATGTGCAGACAGCTAATTTCCTTCCTCGTAGTCTAACCCCAGGTAAGTAGGGACTGTTTTCCaaattccaatttttaaaaCTATATCAAATCATCAGCATTTCTTATTTACCTCAATTTTACTTATCCTTTGCGGAGAAAAAATATCTCTATCTATATCTAAAAATACCCAAAAATCCTCAGAACATAGATTAGTGAAATGAGCGgacattttttattgtttgaagCGAGCTAAACATTTGCGCTAAGCTCGTGTTAAGCGGCGTTGCATTAAAGCGACCTTCGAGTGTAACCCTTTACCAACGAGCGCGACATTTCAGTTTTACCTACACGAAACGATTGTAACAAAAGGCAGCAAAATTAGTGGTGCGTTGGCCACCCTGTAAGTTGAATTGGACACGTGACGAAAGAAATGGCATCTTCGTAAATAAGTtagtgaaaagaaactttactgaagaaaatttacaatgtATTCTATGTATGTTTATAGATAGCTATAATTAGTTTTATAATTAAATCTTGCTCTTTTTCAATCGGGCCCAAGTCTTCCTTTGCCCCGATGATTTGATCTTCCATAAGGGTTTCACATTCGGTATCAAAGACTCTCATTACTCCGTCCtcgtttaacaaaacaaatctGATGAAAAAGGGTAGATTAATTAGTGTTTAGAATTTGATAGAATGATGCTGTTTTAAAGATCGCAAATAAACAGTCGATAAAtgtgaaaagttataaatgaagGTTTGGATTAAcgatttaaattaaaagatgtCTATACTGCCATTGCTAAGTTCTGCATTCATGAATGACAAGTTGATTTACCGTACTACCATTTCACTTAATAACAGTCAGGGAGGGAGTGCCTTTTGACTTTCATACCTTGTTTGAACTGTGATTGGCGAAGAGCCAAACACTGCATTTAGAAACAGCCTATTTTGGCCAGAGGTCCTCTTCCACAGGCACCGAAATGTGTGACTTTCAAACCCAAACAGTGGACTTGAAATATCCTTTGGAATTCGGATTGACGACTTCGGCACTGTCCACCGGTAGCACTTTCGCTTAGACAACTCCCTTTTCACGGCAACTTGAGActgcaaataataataataacaatatttagaaaaacaacgataataatattattattattattattactattattgaaagtaagaaacaaaagcaaataaaaacgaaaacatCGAAATTCTAACTGAATGAAAAGTGTCTCAACTGTTATACTTGAAAACGAGTCTCCTAAATGAGATCAAAAAACCTTGTCATAAATCGCGCGCTGAAGACTTTCAACTTGACTCTTAAGTAGCGCCTGGCGGCTTCCTTGATAAAGTTCGTTGTGGGCATTTTCCATCTCTAACTGGTAGAAATTGTTACAACCGGCCACGCTGCATTTCATCATTCTTTTAGGACATTCGTCCAAATGAAGGTGGACATGGGACCTGAAATAGACACACATGGATCTTACGTTATCGGGCTTCTTTGGGAATTTTATTACTATTACCGGGTTAACCCTTGAAGaggccaaaaaaaattttaacaagtttTACCTTAACTGCGCTTTACTACTGGGGCAAAACCGGGTGTTGGTccttttgattaatttttttttcatgctcttttctttaacaaaattatgacaaaatctTGTGAATCAATTCATGACGATAACTGAATGATAACTGACCTGGGCAAATTATGGCCACAATTTAATGGA from Pocillopora verrucosa isolate sample1 chromosome 14, ASM3666991v2, whole genome shotgun sequence carries:
- the LOC136278077 gene encoding uncharacterized protein, with amino-acid sequence MMKCSVAGCNNFYQLEMENAHNELYQGSRQALLKSQVESLQRAIYDKSQVAVKRELSKRKCYRWTVPKSSIRIPKDISSPLFGFESHTFRCLWKRTSGQNRLFLNAVFGSSPITVQTRFVLLNEDGVMRVFDTECETLMEDQIIGAKEDLGPIEKEQDLIIKLIIAIYKHT